A single Osmerus mordax isolate fOsmMor3 chromosome 9, fOsmMor3.pri, whole genome shotgun sequence DNA region contains:
- the LOC136949604 gene encoding protein yippee-like 5, with translation MGRIFLDHIGGTRLFSCANCDTILTNRSELISTRFTGATGRAFLFNKVVNLQYSEVQDRVMLTGRHMVRDVSCKNCNSKLGWIYEFATEDSQRYKEGRVILERALVRESEGFEEHVPSDNS, from the exons ATGGGGCGCATCTTCCTGGACCACATCGGGGGCACGCGCCTCTTCTCCTGTGCCAACTGTGACACCATCCTGACCAATCGCTCTGAGCTCATCTCTACCCGCTTCACTGGCGCGACAGGCCGAGCCTTCCTCTTCAACAAG GTGGTGAACCTGCAGTACAGCGAGGTGCAGGACAGAGTGAtgctgacaggcaggcacatGGTGCGAGATGTCAGCTGCAAGAACTGCAACAGCAAGCTGGGCTGGATCTACGAGTTTGCCACGGAGGACAGCCAGCGCTACAAGGAGGGTCGCGTCATCCTGGAGAGGGCgctggtgagagagagcgagggcttCGAGGAGCACGTCCCCTCAGACAACTCCTGA